In Streptomyces sp. RFCAC02, the following proteins share a genomic window:
- a CDS encoding LytR C-terminal domain-containing protein codes for MSMLTPPGMGGKKFRITGDRYPRMRRPRRRRRAALAVFAVVTVLGLLGYGTLQLIDVFTGDGDRPAGAGTRNAAGRQDCAGGGTDTRVDLPKPDTITVNVYNATTRTGLAQATADALAERGFSIGEVENAPADLDGQVDATALLLGTAAAEESGALTVLGAQVEDAETGTPESGERADNPAVVDFVIGDGFTELAAADEAEQRLADLASPSAEPAGDDASSPPAC; via the coding sequence ATGAGCATGCTGACGCCACCGGGCATGGGCGGCAAGAAGTTCCGCATCACGGGTGACCGCTACCCGAGGATGCGCCGGCCGCGCCGCCGCCGCCGGGCCGCACTCGCCGTCTTCGCCGTGGTCACGGTGCTCGGCCTGCTCGGCTACGGGACCCTCCAGCTCATCGACGTCTTCACCGGCGACGGCGACCGCCCCGCCGGCGCGGGCACGCGCAACGCCGCGGGCCGCCAGGACTGCGCGGGCGGCGGCACCGACACCCGGGTGGACCTGCCGAAGCCGGACACCATCACCGTCAACGTCTACAACGCCACCACGCGCACCGGACTGGCCCAGGCGACCGCCGACGCCCTCGCCGAGCGCGGCTTCTCCATCGGTGAGGTCGAGAACGCCCCGGCGGACCTCGACGGCCAGGTCGACGCCACCGCCCTGCTGCTGGGCACCGCGGCGGCCGAGGAGTCGGGCGCCCTGACCGTCCTCGGCGCCCAGGTCGAGGACGCGGAGACGGGGACCCCCGAGTCCGGCGAGCGGGCCGACAACCCGGCCGTCGTCGACTTCGTGATCGGCGACGGCTTCACCGAACTGGCGGCCGCCGACGAGGCCGAGCAGCGGCTCGCCGACCTGGCGTCGCCCTCGGCCGAGCCGGCCGGGGACGACGCCTCGTCACCGCCCGCCTGCTGA
- a CDS encoding FAD-dependent monooxygenase, giving the protein MPSLRTRVAIIGAGPAGLVLANLLARAGTDCVVLERHSRAAVERRPRAGLVEHRVVRLLAAHGLADGLIAGGVPHGWCDFLCRGRLLRLDYAALGGAGHWVYPQQLLVRDLIAALEAAGTPPLFARAAVGIDDTPGAPLTVRCADGLTVACDLAVGCDGPLGPSRTALPAAVRAGRSARRHPYDWLAVLAEVDRPVPGVVYGVHAAGFAGMMPRSPRLARFYLQCPPGDTAATWPPGRITAALRHRLDGADLPRIGAVTEARVLRMRSEITAPMGHGRLLLAGDAAHVLTPCGAKGMNLAIADAAALAAVIASPTAAGPAAAYSARRLPDVRRTQAFSGRLLRLLHLPAAHGADRDRALGRRLAAIEHLVTPGPRATAFARAYAGAADLPETTESTHNVRYRPMP; this is encoded by the coding sequence GTGCCCAGCCTCCGCACCCGCGTCGCGATCATCGGGGCAGGACCCGCCGGTCTCGTCCTGGCCAACCTCCTCGCCCGCGCGGGCACCGACTGCGTCGTGCTGGAACGTCACTCCCGCGCCGCCGTCGAACGCCGCCCCCGCGCCGGGCTCGTCGAGCACCGCGTCGTCCGCCTGCTCGCGGCCCACGGCCTGGCCGACGGCCTCATCGCCGGCGGCGTCCCCCACGGCTGGTGCGACTTCCTGTGCCGGGGCCGCCTCCTGCGCCTCGACTACGCCGCGCTCGGCGGCGCCGGCCACTGGGTCTACCCGCAGCAGCTCCTCGTCCGCGACCTGATCGCGGCACTGGAGGCGGCCGGCACGCCCCCGCTGTTCGCGCGCGCCGCCGTCGGGATCGACGACACGCCCGGCGCCCCGCTCACGGTCCGCTGCGCCGACGGCCTCACCGTCGCCTGCGACCTCGCCGTCGGCTGCGACGGCCCGCTCGGCCCGTCCCGCACCGCCCTGCCCGCCGCCGTGCGCGCCGGACGCAGCGCGCGCCGCCACCCGTACGACTGGCTCGCCGTCCTGGCGGAGGTGGACCGGCCCGTGCCCGGCGTGGTGTACGGAGTCCACGCGGCGGGGTTCGCGGGGATGATGCCGCGCTCCCCGCGGCTCGCCCGCTTCTACCTCCAGTGCCCACCGGGCGACACGGCGGCCACCTGGCCGCCGGGCCGGATCACCGCCGCGCTGCGCCACCGCCTCGACGGCGCGGACCTGCCCCGTATCGGCGCGGTCACCGAGGCCCGCGTCCTGCGGATGCGCTCCGAGATCACCGCGCCGATGGGCCACGGACGGCTGCTCCTCGCCGGTGACGCCGCGCACGTCCTCACCCCGTGCGGCGCCAAGGGCATGAACCTCGCCATCGCGGACGCCGCCGCCCTCGCCGCCGTCATCGCCTCTCCCACAGCCGCCGGCCCCGCCGCCGCGTACTCGGCACGCCGCCTCCCGGACGTACGGCGCACCCAGGCGTTCTCCGGGCGTCTGCTGCGCCTCCTGCACCTGCCCGCCGCGCACGGCGCCGACCGCGACCGCGCGCTCGGCCGCCGCCTCGCCGCCATCGAACACCTGGTCACCCCCGGCCCGCGCGCCACCGCGTTCGCCCGTGCCTACGCCGGCGCCGCCGACCTCCCCGAGACGACCGAATCCACCCATAACGTGCGCTACCGTCCCATGCCGTGA
- a CDS encoding M28 family peptidase, protein MIVRTARATAVLTATAALAAVPLLLGAAPATPPAPAPHDRAEVFARALADATTADGALRHLAEFQRIADASGGHRAAGSPGHEESARYAGRLLEAAGYDVTHQRFTFDHREPLTERLTQLTPDERAIPVRTLTYTPATPDGGIQAPLADAGTACAPSPAGTYTGRIALIERGDCTFAEKQANAAAGGALAALVRNNTAGELSGTLGDPAAGRIPTGGITREDGTALADALAAGETVTVRLELAELAEERETVNVIADSPGGDPRRTVMAGAHLDSVPDGPGINDNGSGSAALLETALRLAEADPAGRAPHHLRFALWSAEESGLAGSEHYVEHLPGGASDAIALYLNFDMLASPNHGLFVLDGDPAIAGDLTELLRAEGADPEATALDGRSDHTPFIDAGIPAGGVFTGAEGIKTPAGADRWGGTADSAYDPCYHRPCDDLDNIGRPALTVTARVVAHAVGRYAWSLPGTAR, encoded by the coding sequence GTGATCGTTCGCACCGCCCGTGCCACCGCCGTCCTGACCGCCACCGCCGCCCTCGCCGCCGTCCCCCTCCTCCTCGGCGCGGCACCGGCCACGCCCCCGGCGCCCGCGCCGCACGACCGGGCGGAGGTCTTCGCCCGCGCCCTCGCCGACGCGACGACCGCCGACGGCGCGCTCCGCCACCTCGCCGAGTTCCAGCGCATCGCCGACGCGTCCGGCGGCCACCGCGCCGCCGGCAGCCCCGGCCACGAGGAATCCGCCCGGTACGCGGGCCGCCTCCTCGAAGCCGCCGGCTACGACGTCACCCACCAGCGCTTCACCTTCGACCACCGCGAGCCGCTCACCGAACGCCTGACCCAGCTGACGCCCGACGAGCGCGCCATCCCCGTCCGCACCCTCACCTACACCCCGGCCACCCCCGACGGCGGCATCCAGGCCCCCCTCGCCGACGCCGGCACCGCCTGCGCCCCCTCCCCCGCCGGCACGTACACCGGCCGCATCGCGCTGATCGAACGCGGCGACTGCACCTTCGCCGAGAAGCAGGCCAACGCCGCCGCGGGCGGCGCGCTCGCCGCGCTCGTCCGCAACAACACCGCGGGCGAGCTGAGCGGCACCCTCGGCGACCCCGCCGCCGGCCGCATCCCCACCGGCGGCATCACCCGCGAGGACGGCACCGCCCTCGCCGACGCCCTGGCCGCCGGCGAGACCGTCACCGTCCGCCTCGAACTCGCCGAGCTCGCCGAGGAACGCGAGACGGTCAACGTCATCGCCGACTCCCCCGGCGGCGACCCCCGGCGCACCGTCATGGCCGGCGCGCACCTCGACTCCGTGCCCGACGGCCCGGGCATCAACGACAACGGCTCGGGCTCCGCCGCCCTCCTGGAGACGGCCCTGCGGCTCGCCGAGGCCGACCCGGCCGGCCGCGCACCGCACCACCTGCGGTTCGCCCTGTGGTCGGCCGAGGAGTCGGGCCTCGCCGGCTCCGAGCACTACGTCGAGCACCTTCCAGGCGGCGCCAGCGACGCGATCGCGCTGTACCTCAACTTCGACATGCTCGCCTCGCCCAACCACGGCCTCTTCGTCCTCGACGGCGACCCGGCCATCGCGGGCGACCTGACGGAGCTGCTGCGCGCCGAGGGCGCCGACCCCGAGGCGACCGCGCTCGACGGACGCAGCGACCACACCCCGTTCATCGACGCCGGCATCCCGGCCGGCGGCGTGTTCACCGGCGCCGAGGGCATCAAGACCCCGGCCGGCGCCGACCGGTGGGGCGGGACAGCGGACAGCGCGTACGACCCCTGCTACCACCGCCCCTGCGACGACCTCGACAACATCGGCCGCCCCGCCCTCACCGTCACCGCCCGCGTCGTCGCCCACGCCGTCGGCCGGTACGCGTGGAGCCTCCCCGGCACCGCGCGCTGA
- a CDS encoding type II toxin-antitoxin system VapB family antitoxin: MIFKRIGNGRPYPDHGRDSTRQWADVAPRPVRLDQLITTKQQLDLETLLAEDSTFYGDLFAHVVKWQGDLYLEDGLHRAVRAALQQRQVLHARVLELG, from the coding sequence GTGATCTTCAAGCGCATCGGAAACGGACGACCGTACCCCGACCACGGCCGGGACAGCACCCGGCAGTGGGCGGACGTCGCGCCGCGCCCGGTCCGGCTCGACCAGTTGATCACGACGAAACAGCAGCTCGACCTGGAGACCCTCCTCGCCGAGGACTCCACGTTCTACGGCGACCTTTTCGCCCACGTGGTCAAGTGGCAGGGCGACCTCTACCTGGAGGACGGCCTGCACCGGGCGGTCCGCGCGGCACTCCAGCAGCGCCAGGTACTGCACGCGCGCGTCCTCGAACTGGGCTGA
- the tadA gene encoding tRNA adenosine(34) deaminase TadA, whose translation MRRALAGAAAAGAAGDVPVGAVLLGPGGATGAVLAEARNEREAAGDPTAHAEVLALRAGAARLGAWRLTGCTLVVTLEPCTMCAGAAVQARVDRIVYGARDEKAGAAGSLWDLVRDRRLNHRPEVIGSVLADDCGRVLTDFFRSPARVRGN comes from the coding sequence ATGCGCCGGGCGCTCGCGGGCGCCGCGGCGGCGGGCGCGGCGGGTGACGTCCCGGTGGGCGCCGTCCTCCTCGGCCCGGGCGGCGCCACGGGCGCCGTCCTCGCCGAGGCCCGCAACGAACGGGAGGCCGCCGGCGACCCGACGGCGCACGCCGAAGTGCTCGCGCTCCGCGCGGGCGCCGCACGCCTCGGCGCGTGGCGCCTGACCGGCTGCACCCTCGTGGTGACGCTTGAGCCGTGCACGATGTGCGCGGGCGCGGCCGTGCAGGCGCGGGTCGACCGGATCGTGTACGGGGCGCGCGACGAGAAGGCGGGCGCCGCCGGCTCGCTGTGGGACCTGGTGCGCGACCGCCGGCTGAACCACCGCCCCGAGGTGATCGGCTCGGTCCTGGCGGACGACTGCGGCCGCGTCCTGACGGACTTCTTCCGTTCCCCCGCCCGGGTGCGCGGCAACTGA
- the upp gene encoding uracil phosphoribosyltransferase: MRTHVVDHPLVAHKLTTLRDARTDSPTFRRLADELVTLLAYEATRDVRTEVVDITTPVAETTGVRLSHPRPLVVPIIRAGLGMLDGMVRLLPTAEVGFLGMIRDETTLEPSTYANRMPDDLSGRQVYVLDPMLATGGTLVAAVRELIRRGADDVTVICLLAAPEGVERLEGELAGAPVTVVTGALDERLNEQGFIVPGLGDAGDRMYGTV, encoded by the coding sequence ATGCGGACCCACGTCGTCGACCACCCTCTGGTGGCCCACAAGCTGACCACGCTGCGCGACGCGCGCACCGACTCCCCGACCTTCCGGCGGCTCGCCGACGAGCTGGTCACCCTGCTGGCCTACGAGGCGACCCGCGACGTCCGCACCGAAGTGGTGGACATCACCACGCCGGTGGCGGAGACCACGGGCGTGCGGCTGTCGCACCCCCGGCCGCTGGTCGTGCCGATCATACGGGCGGGGCTGGGGATGCTCGACGGCATGGTGCGGCTGCTGCCGACCGCCGAGGTGGGCTTCCTCGGCATGATCCGCGACGAGACGACGCTGGAGCCGTCCACCTACGCGAACCGCATGCCCGACGACCTGTCCGGCCGTCAGGTGTACGTCCTGGACCCGATGCTGGCGACCGGCGGCACGCTCGTCGCGGCCGTCCGCGAGCTGATCCGGCGCGGCGCCGACGACGTGACGGTCATCTGCCTGCTGGCGGCCCCTGAGGGCGTCGAGCGGCTGGAGGGCGAGCTGGCCGGCGCGCCGGTGACGGTGGTCACCGGCGCGCTCGACGAGCGGCTGAACGAGCAGGGCTTCATCGTGCCGGGCCTCGGCGACGCGGGCGACCGGATGTACGGGACCGTGTAG